The nucleotide window TCGTGCCCGGCCACCCAGGCATAGCCAGTCCGGCCGATCTTTATTGCTTCCAGATATCGTTTGGCCAGGCTTTCGAAGTCGATGACGATGGCGATGGTGCCCTTGAACGCCGTGCCCTTGAACACCGGCACATGGAGCGCAACTCCGTCAAACCCCTGGACAGCCCTGAACACATCGCTCACCACGGGCTTGTGATCCCGCAGGATTTCCTGCATATGTTTCTGGCTTGAGATGTCGCTTCCTGCCGAATTATTATGGGGTACCGTATGCAGTATCCGGCCCCTTTCATCCACCCTGGTTATCGACCTGATCTGCTCCTGATGCGCCTCATAAAACAGGGCCATAAGGCGTTTGCCGTCATCGTCAACGCTGATGATCTCATCCATCTTCGCGAACGAATTCAGGATGCCCGTCCACGTCTGAAAAAAATCCCCGATCCCCTGGGACGCCTGTTGGGCATGTATCTGCTGCTGTTCGTTCAATTGCCTTATGGCGTTTTTTTCAGCCTCGCCGTAAAAAACATTGAACAAATACACACATAAAGCAACAAAGCTGATTATGAGAAAAAAGAAGAGGCTTTTTTTCATGCAGATGTCCTGTCGCAGTAGGCCAAAGCAATCTTGAAACTTCCGCCTGGAGTGCAGACCGCGGTAAACCCGTAAGCGAGATATGCGCGATACAGTCCGGTCATGAACTATCGCTCACGCCTTTCTCCTTCCGCTCCAGCTCCCTGATTTTTTCCTTGAGATAGCATTCTAAGTTCCCGGTCCACAAAAAGTCTGTTCAGCCTTTCCAGTTCGCTGTTCCTCTTTTCAAGCTCCTCGGTGCGTTCACTGACTTTATCTTCCAGCAGCCCGGATTGTTCTTCCAGCTTTTCGATTAAAAAAGAATTCTGGCAGACCACACTGACGGTTGCCGTCAAGATTTCCAGAAACGGTCGCTCAACGGAAAAATCCCGTTCCGCCCTGGAAGCCATGCCGATCACGCCGATGATGGACCCATCCAGCACCAGCGGCAGGGCCGCAAAAGAACGCATGCCCGCGTCCTTGCATTCCGAGAGGGTGCAGCGTCCATCCTGGTGAATATCATTTGAAAAGACAGGCGTGCCCTCTTCCGCTGCCAGACCGCAGAGACATTCGCCAACCAGCTTTTTTTCATTCAGATTTTCCGAATTTTCCGGAAGAACTCCATGAAGCTCCAGCCACTGCCCCTTCTTCAGATAAAAAAGGGTGAGATCAGGCGAGCAGGCCTTTTCGATGCCGGCCAATGCCACGGGAATAACTTCACTCAACCTGTGATTTCTTATGGCCTGACGGCTCAGATTGTTCAACGCCTCCATCTGCCGGTTCCTGATGGTCAGGTTATTCTGCATGGTTTTCAGAAATGAAACATCCGTTGCAACGTGAACCGACCCGATAAGGTCACCGTTGTCGTTAAAAATGGGTGATGCTGTCACCAGGAGAGGAACGCCGATATAGGGATCATCCACCTCCAGGGTGACAGGCCGTTTTTCAATCAGCATGCGCTCATGCGGGCAACCGTCCCAGTTGGAGGTGCGCCCGTGCATGATCTCATAACAGTGCCTTCCAATGAGCTTTTCCGGAGTCGTTTTGAGAAATTCGGCCAGGGCACGGTTGACCTTCAAAATGCGGAATTCCCTGTCAAGGACCGAGACGAAGTCGGTGATGGCGTCGAATGTTTGTTCCCAATCCTGTAATGATATGTTGAGGACGTCTTGCTGTGTCATTTAATCCCCCTTTTCGTGATGGAGAAAACCCTTTCGGCAAAACCTTCCCGTATTCCGATCATGATTGCGTCGGACCAGGAATAACCGGAATGATAGGAATTGAGGATAAGGACGTCAAACCC belongs to Pseudomonadota bacterium and includes:
- a CDS encoding GAF domain-containing protein; this encodes MTQQDVLNISLQDWEQTFDAITDFVSVLDREFRILKVNRALAEFLKTTPEKLIGRHCYEIMHGRTSNWDGCPHERMLIEKRPVTLEVDDPYIGVPLLVTASPIFNDNGDLIGSVHVATDVSFLKTMQNNLTIRNRQMEALNNLSRQAIRNHRLSEVIPVALAGIEKACSPDLTLFYLKKGQWLELHGVLPENSENLNEKKLVGECLCGLAAEEGTPVFSNDIHQDGRCTLSECKDAGMRSFAALPLVLDGSIIGVIGMASRAERDFSVERPFLEILTATVSVVCQNSFLIEKLEEQSGLLEDKVSERTEELEKRNSELERLNRLFVDRELRMLSQGKNQGAGAEGERRER